One part of the Truepera radiovictrix DSM 17093 genome encodes these proteins:
- a CDS encoding carbohydrate ABC transporter permease — protein MRRAVGLLAAGVVGALATALAVASWSLLATLVGGLSATLPLGAALAAGFALGVLVGLWRRGKDTPTLAAVGLGVGLGVLWLAVSGLRPLGLPGGAWALAGLLAFAAAGQLTRYALRALPLEAFRRDTAEVLGIRLLRGAGFAFFLLIILFPFYFMVASSFKTRAEMLSDPTDLSISLARPASALFASYRAVLFDFGFLRYIGNSALVAAITVVITLALAVLGAYAVTRLAFRGRAFLSRAILLIYMFPAIVLVIPLYAVFTQLGLRNTLPGLLIVYPATTIPVALYMLRSYFQTLPKDLEEAAMIDGCTRAEVIWRITLPLAAPALASVGLYVFMIAWNEFLFAFMFLDNPALFTLPRGMVALDNQEVPRQYLMAGAVIITVPIMLLFFVFERYLVGGLTAGGVKG, from the coding sequence GTGAGGCGGGCGGTCGGGCTGTTGGCGGCCGGCGTCGTCGGCGCGCTCGCGACCGCGCTGGCGGTGGCGAGCTGGTCGCTGCTCGCCACCCTCGTAGGTGGCCTGAGCGCCACCTTGCCGCTCGGCGCAGCGCTCGCTGCGGGCTTCGCTCTGGGCGTGCTCGTCGGCCTCTGGCGGCGCGGCAAAGACACGCCGACGCTGGCCGCCGTGGGGCTCGGGGTGGGCCTCGGGGTGCTCTGGCTGGCGGTGAGCGGGCTGCGGCCGCTCGGGCTGCCGGGGGGCGCGTGGGCGCTCGCTGGGCTTTTGGCCTTCGCCGCCGCCGGGCAGCTCACCCGCTACGCCCTGCGCGCGCTCCCCTTGGAGGCGTTTCGGCGCGACACCGCCGAGGTGCTGGGTATTCGGCTGCTGCGCGGCGCCGGCTTCGCCTTTTTCCTGCTGATCATCCTTTTTCCCTTCTACTTCATGGTGGCCTCGAGCTTTAAAACCCGCGCCGAGATGCTGAGCGACCCGACCGACCTCTCCATCTCACTGGCGCGGCCCGCGTCGGCGCTCTTTGCAAGCTACCGCGCGGTGCTCTTTGACTTCGGCTTTTTGCGCTATATCGGTAACAGCGCCCTCGTCGCCGCCATCACCGTGGTGATCACCCTTGCCCTGGCGGTGCTCGGCGCCTACGCGGTGACCCGCCTCGCGTTTCGTGGGCGCGCCTTTTTATCGCGTGCGATTCTCCTCATCTATATGTTTCCCGCCATCGTGTTGGTCATCCCGCTCTACGCCGTCTTTACCCAGCTTGGGCTGCGCAACACCCTACCGGGTCTTTTGATCGTCTACCCGGCGACGACCATTCCGGTAGCCCTGTATATGCTGCGGAGCTACTTTCAGACGCTCCCCAAAGACCTTGAGGAGGCCGCCATGATCGATGGCTGCACCCGCGCCGAGGTGATCTGGCGCATTACCCTGCCGCTCGCCGCCCCCGCGCTGGCATCCGTTGGGCTCTACGTCTTTATGATCGCCTGGAACGAGTTTTTGTTCGCCTTTATGTTTTTGGACAACCCCGCGCTCTTTACCCTGCCGCGTGGGATGGTGGCGCTCGACAACCAGGAGGTGCCGCGCCAATACCTGATGGCGGGGGCGGTCATCATCACGGTGCCCATCATGCTGCTCTTTTTCGTCTTCGAGCGCTACTTGGTCGGCGGCCTCACCGCCGGCGGGGTCAAAGGATGA
- a CDS encoding LacI family DNA-binding transcriptional regulator encodes MTKRNLTILDVAREAQVSTATVSRALNGGKVSARARRRVERAIEVLGYRRNTLARGLVTGKTGVVGVLVPDVLGPLYAQMARGIEDVLTPLGMQYTLVTSSRDVAREGVATRFLLEHQMDGLILIGVQMPAEGLRSLLGERAPVVLVQREAPAEAEPSGFPTVGLDNAHGAAAAMRLLLEAGHRHIAHVAGARVDGVARLRAYHRALDEAGIAARYVFEGDSTEASGVRAGGALAEYPEVSAVFCANDRVALGLYHALHERGVRVPEGLSVVGFDDLPWSAFLGPPLTTVRQPGREMGALAARRLLELLQGESPPPSTLVEPELVVRASVARVERG; translated from the coding sequence ATGACGAAACGGAACCTGACCATCTTGGACGTCGCTCGCGAGGCGCAGGTCTCGACGGCGACCGTGTCGCGCGCGCTGAATGGCGGCAAGGTCTCGGCGCGGGCGCGGCGCCGTGTGGAGCGGGCGATCGAGGTGCTCGGCTACCGGCGCAACACGCTCGCGCGCGGGCTCGTCACGGGCAAGACGGGGGTGGTGGGGGTGCTCGTACCGGACGTCTTGGGCCCCCTCTACGCGCAGATGGCGCGCGGCATCGAGGACGTGCTGACGCCCCTGGGGATGCAGTACACGCTCGTCACGAGCAGCCGCGACGTGGCGCGCGAGGGGGTAGCGACGCGCTTTTTGCTCGAGCACCAGATGGACGGTCTGATCCTGATCGGCGTGCAGATGCCCGCCGAGGGGCTTCGCAGCCTTCTCGGGGAGCGCGCGCCGGTCGTGCTGGTGCAGCGCGAGGCGCCCGCGGAGGCCGAGCCTTCGGGTTTCCCGACGGTCGGGCTCGACAACGCTCACGGCGCCGCGGCGGCGATGCGCCTGCTCCTCGAGGCGGGCCACCGCCACATCGCCCACGTCGCGGGCGCGCGCGTCGACGGGGTGGCGCGGCTGCGCGCCTACCACCGCGCTCTCGATGAGGCCGGGATCGCGGCGCGCTACGTCTTCGAGGGGGACTCGACCGAAGCGAGCGGCGTCCGGGCTGGAGGCGCTCTCGCGGAGTACCCGGAGGTCAGCGCGGTCTTCTGCGCGAACGACCGCGTGGCCCTTGGGCTCTACCACGCCCTCCATGAGCGCGGGGTGCGGGTGCCGGAGGGGCTGTCGGTGGTCGGTTTCGACGACCTGCCGTGGAGCGCCTTTTTGGGGCCGCCGCTCACGACCGTACGCCAGCCCGGACGCGAGATGGGGGCGCTCGCCGCGCGCCGCCTTCTAGAGCTGCTGCAAGGGGAGTCGCCCCCGCCCTCGACGCTCGTAGAGCCCGAGCTCGTCGTCCGCGCCTCTGTAGCGCGCGTTGAAAGGGGGTGA
- a CDS encoding M20 metallopeptidase family protein: MSGSGAAEALGARLSAWRRRLHRYPELAFEETRTAAFVAETLRGVGLGVQTGVGKTGVVALVEGRAPGPTVALRADMDALPVQDEKSAPYASAHPGKMHGCGHDAHTAMLLGAAHLLAARPPGRGNVKLIFQPAEEGLAGAAAIIADGVLSGPEVAAIFAIHVHPTVEVGYASVCPGQSSAASDTFDLTIVGEGGHAAHPHLSVDAITVAAAVVTALQQLVSRQTNPLHPLVITVGKIAGGAARNVIAPSVRLEGTVRSLHPELRERVPVLLERLVRGVCEAFGADYRLEYRHGYPSVYNDPALLPFLEAATLEVLGPGRLSVREPSLGGEDFAYYTQRVPGLIFRLGTRGDDESTRYPLHHPKFDLDEAALPLGSALHAELAYRYLEGASSL; the protein is encoded by the coding sequence GTGAGCGGGTCCGGGGCGGCCGAAGCGTTGGGGGCGCGCCTCAGCGCGTGGCGCCGCCGCCTGCACCGATACCCCGAACTCGCCTTCGAGGAGACCCGTACGGCGGCTTTCGTCGCCGAGACGCTGCGCGGCGTGGGCCTGGGCGTGCAGACCGGCGTCGGCAAGACGGGGGTGGTCGCGCTCGTCGAGGGGCGCGCGCCGGGGCCGACGGTCGCGCTGCGCGCCGACATGGACGCGCTGCCCGTTCAGGACGAGAAGAGCGCCCCTTACGCCTCCGCGCACCCCGGCAAGATGCACGGCTGCGGCCACGACGCCCACACCGCCATGCTCTTGGGGGCGGCGCACCTGCTCGCCGCGCGGCCACCAGGGCGCGGGAACGTCAAGCTCATCTTTCAACCCGCCGAGGAGGGGCTCGCGGGGGCGGCGGCGATCATCGCGGACGGGGTGCTTAGCGGCCCCGAGGTGGCCGCTATCTTTGCCATCCACGTCCACCCCACCGTCGAGGTCGGTTACGCGAGCGTCTGTCCCGGGCAGAGCAGCGCCGCGAGCGACACCTTCGACCTCACCATCGTGGGGGAGGGGGGGCACGCGGCGCACCCGCACCTCTCGGTCGACGCCATCACCGTGGCGGCGGCGGTCGTCACGGCGCTGCAGCAGCTCGTCAGCCGCCAGACGAACCCGCTGCACCCGCTGGTCATCACGGTCGGCAAGATCGCCGGCGGCGCCGCGCGCAACGTGATCGCGCCGAGCGTGCGCCTCGAGGGAACCGTCCGCTCGCTGCACCCGGAGCTCCGGGAGCGGGTGCCGGTGCTCTTGGAGCGGCTCGTGCGCGGCGTCTGCGAGGCGTTCGGCGCCGATTACCGGCTCGAGTACCGCCACGGCTACCCGTCTGTGTATAACGACCCCGCGCTCCTGCCCTTTTTGGAGGCGGCCACCCTCGAGGTGCTGGGGCCGGGCCGCCTCAGCGTCCGCGAGCCCTCGCTGGGAGGTGAGGACTTCGCCTACTACACGCAGCGCGTGCCGGGGCTTATCTTCCGCTTAGGCACTCGTGGTGACGATGAAAGCACCCGCTACCCGCTACATCACCCCAAGTTCGACCTCGACGAGGCGGCGCTGCCTTTGGGGAGCGCGCTACACGCCGAACTCGCCTACCGCTACCTCGAGGGTGCAAGCTCGCTCTGA
- a CDS encoding M20/M25/M40 family metallo-hydrolase — protein sequence MLEAVFDKIDQNAQLYTTWLQELCRQPSVAAQNRGMAETAALVARLLEAVGARAERVPTAGFPVVYGELQQGAPGARTLAFYNHYDVQPEDPLEAWDSPPFAAEIRGGHLYARGAADNKGNLAARLAAVHAYRQVGALPVNLKFIVEGEEEIGSPNIAAFAAAHPDKVRADGCVWEFGYKNPDGQLQVSLGVKGMCYVELRVRGANTDLHSANAAVVENPAWRLVWALATLKGTDERVLIEGFYDRVLPPSAEEVALLDEMAYNEAETLEQLGLGSFLGGRTGRDLKEALVFGPTCTICGLSAGYSGPGTKTVLPATASAKLDFRLVPDQDPHEVLAALRRHLDARGFGDIEVTPYSLEHPAKTDLGAPLIETVLAQARRVYGREATVNRLSPGTGPMYPLCQAQGVPAVSFGVGHAGSNNHAPNENIALQDFIDGIKMVAAVIHGFGAA from the coding sequence GTGCTCGAGGCCGTCTTCGACAAGATAGACCAGAACGCGCAACTGTATACGACGTGGCTGCAGGAGCTGTGCCGCCAGCCGAGCGTGGCGGCGCAAAACCGCGGCATGGCGGAGACCGCGGCGCTCGTCGCGCGCCTTTTGGAGGCGGTGGGGGCGCGCGCCGAGCGCGTCCCCACCGCGGGCTTTCCGGTGGTTTACGGCGAGCTGCAACAGGGCGCGCCGGGGGCGAGGACGCTCGCCTTTTACAACCACTACGACGTGCAGCCCGAGGACCCGCTCGAGGCGTGGGACAGCCCGCCGTTTGCCGCCGAGATCCGCGGCGGGCACCTCTACGCGCGCGGCGCCGCCGACAACAAGGGCAACCTCGCCGCGCGCCTCGCGGCGGTGCACGCCTATCGGCAGGTGGGCGCGCTCCCCGTGAACCTCAAGTTCATCGTCGAGGGGGAGGAGGAGATCGGCTCCCCGAACATCGCCGCCTTCGCCGCGGCCCACCCCGACAAGGTGCGCGCGGACGGTTGCGTGTGGGAGTTTGGTTACAAAAACCCCGACGGGCAGCTGCAGGTGAGCTTGGGCGTCAAAGGCATGTGCTACGTCGAACTGCGGGTGCGGGGCGCCAACACCGACCTGCACTCGGCGAACGCGGCGGTGGTCGAAAACCCGGCGTGGCGGCTCGTGTGGGCGCTCGCGACGCTTAAAGGCACCGACGAGCGGGTGTTGATCGAGGGCTTTTACGACCGCGTGTTGCCGCCCTCGGCGGAAGAGGTGGCGCTCCTCGACGAGATGGCCTACAACGAGGCCGAGACCCTAGAGCAGCTGGGGTTGGGGTCGTTTTTGGGCGGTCGGACGGGGCGCGACCTCAAAGAGGCGCTGGTGTTCGGACCGACCTGCACCATCTGCGGGCTCAGCGCGGGGTACAGCGGGCCGGGCACCAAGACGGTCTTGCCCGCGACCGCGAGCGCCAAACTCGACTTCCGGCTCGTCCCCGACCAGGACCCGCACGAGGTCTTGGCGGCGCTGCGCCGTCACCTGGACGCGCGCGGCTTCGGGGACATCGAGGTGACGCCCTACTCGCTCGAGCACCCCGCCAAGACCGACCTAGGCGCGCCGCTGATTGAGACCGTGTTGGCCCAAGCGCGCCGGGTCTACGGCCGCGAGGCGACCGTGAACCGCCTCTCGCCGGGCACCGGGCCGATGTATCCGCTCTGCCAGGCGCAGGGGGTGCCCGCCGTGTCGTTCGGCGTCGGGCATGCGGGCTCGAACAACCACGCGCCGAACGAGAACATCGCGCTCCAGGACTTTATCGACGGCATCAAGATGGTCGCCGCCGTGATCCACGGCTTCGGGGCAGCGTGA
- a CDS encoding amylo-alpha-1,6-glucosidase produces the protein MSVSAHLAGEAQRILRDNDTGRFIKPSPKQYPHQWNWDAALIALGLATFDLERARAEVRTLLEGQWKDGMVPHIVYHDGPSDYFPTPDFWRSERSAAAPSVPTSGLTQPPVLATAVRAIVERDPDQGAALTFLREVYGKLLAWHRWFYAARDPEGSGVVALIHPWESGMDNSTRFTGALARLTPTDVPTFRRRDQQHVAADERPVAGDYERFMYLIGLYRDWRWDPEALFERAPFLIRDAFTTAILHRANEDLLELATSLGEPTEEIAGWLARTRAGYSALWDEAAGLYFDLDLRAGAPVREDTCATFLALYAGLASEAQAARLAEHLRDPDAYAPDARTRFYLPSAAKSSPYFEPRRYWRGPVWLNINWFLVQGLRRYGYAALAERVVNDTLSLVARSGFAEYYDPRDGSPCGARDFSWSAALVLELL, from the coding sequence ATGAGCGTATCGGCGCACCTAGCGGGGGAGGCGCAGCGCATCCTGCGCGACAACGACACCGGCCGCTTCATCAAACCGAGCCCGAAGCAGTACCCCCACCAGTGGAACTGGGACGCGGCGCTCATCGCGCTGGGGCTGGCGACTTTTGACCTCGAGAGAGCCCGAGCGGAGGTGCGCACCCTCTTAGAGGGGCAGTGGAAGGACGGCATGGTGCCGCACATCGTGTACCACGACGGCCCCTCCGACTACTTCCCGACTCCCGACTTCTGGCGGAGCGAAAGGAGCGCGGCCGCCCCAAGCGTGCCGACCTCCGGTTTGACGCAGCCGCCGGTGCTGGCGACCGCCGTGCGGGCCATCGTCGAGCGCGACCCCGACCAGGGGGCGGCGCTCACGTTTCTCCGCGAGGTCTACGGCAAGCTGCTGGCCTGGCACCGCTGGTTCTACGCCGCGCGCGACCCCGAAGGGAGCGGGGTGGTAGCCCTCATCCACCCCTGGGAGTCGGGGATGGACAACTCGACGCGCTTTACCGGGGCGCTAGCGCGCCTTACGCCCACGGACGTCCCAACCTTTCGGCGCCGCGATCAGCAGCACGTTGCGGCCGACGAGCGCCCGGTCGCGGGGGACTACGAGCGCTTCATGTACCTGATCGGTCTCTATCGGGACTGGCGTTGGGACCCGGAGGCGCTCTTCGAGCGGGCCCCTTTCCTGATTCGAGACGCCTTCACCACGGCCATCTTGCACCGCGCGAACGAGGACCTGCTCGAGCTCGCCACCTCACTAGGTGAACCCACGGAGGAGATCGCGGGCTGGCTCGCACGGACGCGTGCGGGTTACAGCGCGCTCTGGGACGAGGCGGCGGGTTTGTACTTCGATCTCGACCTGCGCGCCGGCGCGCCGGTGCGCGAGGACACCTGCGCGACCTTTTTGGCGCTCTACGCGGGGCTCGCCAGCGAGGCGCAGGCGGCGCGGCTCGCTGAGCACCTCCGCGACCCGGACGCCTACGCCCCCGACGCGCGCACCCGCTTCTACCTGCCGTCGGCGGCCAAGAGCAGCCCCTACTTCGAGCCGCGGCGCTACTGGCGCGGGCCAGTGTGGCTCAACATCAACTGGTTTTTGGTGCAGGGGCTCCGGCGCTACGGCTACGCGGCGCTGGCCGAGCGGGTCGTAAACGACACGCTGAGCTTGGTTGCGCGGAGCGGGTTTGCCGAGTACTACGACCCCCGCGACGGTTCACCCTGCGGCGCGCGCGACTTTTCGTGGAGCGCGGCCTTGGTGCTGGAGCTTCTCTAG
- a CDS encoding ABC transporter substrate-binding protein, whose amino-acid sequence MLSRPAHRLTLSLLTLALCGAASAQLTLWTTEEQPDRIAVQERIAADFEAQTGISVTVVPVNEAQMGERVTAAFAAGELPDVIYHPLNYTLGWTEAGILDTFAATEVVELLGEETFSAGALSLVEVAGEYAAVPVDGWTQLLLYRADLFEEAGLEAPSSYEAILAAIDALHNPPERYGFVAATDVSQPYMLQVFEHFALANGVQLVDDEGNVTLDTPEMVETLEFYKRLVEASPAGNLYWEQSRELYHAGRAAMIVWSPFILDELAGLRDDVPVTAFDDPTTSELAERTGFLTRLSGPSFAEGAGWSDIRYFGITVDADVDAAMQFVEYSMSEGYVDTLSVAAEGKIPVRRGPADDPEAFVEAWSNLEVGVDRRAPLSDFYSAELLGELVAGLETANRWAFAQGQGLLYSRMADTRVLVETLREFLDGDRSAEETASLMQERVAALQQ is encoded by the coding sequence ATGTTGTCCCGACCTGCTCACAGGCTGACCCTTAGTTTGCTCACGCTCGCGCTCTGCGGCGCCGCCTCGGCGCAGCTCACCCTCTGGACGACGGAAGAGCAGCCCGATCGCATCGCCGTGCAGGAGCGCATCGCCGCCGACTTCGAGGCGCAGACGGGTATCTCGGTCACCGTGGTGCCCGTCAACGAAGCGCAGATGGGCGAGCGCGTCACCGCCGCGTTCGCTGCCGGTGAGCTGCCCGATGTGATCTACCACCCGCTCAACTACACGCTCGGCTGGACCGAAGCGGGCATCCTCGACACCTTCGCCGCTACCGAAGTTGTCGAGCTGCTTGGCGAGGAGACCTTTAGCGCGGGGGCGCTCTCGCTGGTCGAGGTCGCGGGCGAGTACGCCGCCGTCCCCGTCGATGGCTGGACGCAGCTGCTGCTCTACCGCGCCGACCTCTTCGAGGAGGCGGGGCTCGAGGCCCCTAGCTCCTACGAGGCGATCCTGGCGGCTATCGACGCCCTGCACAACCCCCCCGAGCGCTACGGCTTCGTGGCGGCGACTGACGTGAGCCAACCCTACATGCTCCAGGTCTTCGAGCACTTCGCCCTCGCCAACGGGGTGCAGCTCGTCGACGATGAGGGCAACGTCACCTTGGATACCCCCGAGATGGTCGAGACGCTCGAGTTCTACAAACGCCTGGTCGAGGCGAGCCCCGCGGGCAACCTCTACTGGGAGCAGTCGCGCGAGCTCTACCACGCGGGCCGCGCGGCCATGATCGTCTGGTCGCCCTTTATCTTGGATGAGCTCGCGGGGTTGCGCGACGACGTGCCGGTGACCGCCTTCGACGACCCCACGACGAGCGAGCTAGCCGAAAGGACGGGCTTTTTAACCCGGCTTTCGGGTCCGAGCTTCGCCGAGGGTGCGGGGTGGTCGGACATCCGCTACTTCGGCATCACCGTCGACGCGGACGTCGACGCCGCGATGCAGTTCGTCGAGTACTCGATGAGCGAAGGCTACGTCGATACCCTCTCGGTGGCGGCCGAAGGGAAGATCCCCGTGCGGCGAGGCCCCGCCGACGACCCCGAGGCGTTCGTCGAGGCGTGGTCGAACCTCGAGGTCGGGGTCGACCGGCGCGCGCCCCTCAGCGACTTCTATAGTGCCGAACTGTTGGGGGAGCTCGTGGCTGGGCTCGAGACCGCCAACCGCTGGGCCTTTGCGCAGGGGCAAGGGCTGCTCTATAGCCGCATGGCGGATACCCGCGTGCTGGTCGAGACGCTGCGCGAGTTTCTGGACGGCGACAGGAGCGCCGAGGAGACCGCTAGCCTCATGCAGGAACGGGTGGCCGCGCTGCAGCAGTAG
- a CDS encoding ABC transporter substrate-binding protein: MRRSIKMLFVGFLFALVGVASAQEREIVIAQGIDIPGFDVHDHNTTAVEAVHVNLFDYLVMRDRDGELQPALATAWEQDGETAWRFTLREGVLWHDGETFTAEDVKFTLERVATDTSLQEHNNYNTIREVEVVSDYEVVIHTHEPDPILLNRLSRIGSSILPKHHIEAVGWDGFATDPIGTGPFRFVQWIRDDRVILEAFDDHWRGRPVWDRLVHRTIPEDSTRVGELLTGGVHIATNIPVQDSARVEASGQATLLPWPTPRVMMFLVNTEEGRATSDPRVREAIDYAINDQLLVDAVMGGLGAPTLSRVTPGIDAAPMELYGAYNYDPERAAALLEEAGYGPGELEITLQGPLGRYPLDSELLEITGALLQEVGINARVEVLEWSAYLERVWDAENIENLGFIGLSNSMFDASLALTPMLCGGTYFGRTGWCNEDFDALVNEGLVELDPERRAELFAQAFDILVEERPMITLFQLENQAGVSTEIIWEPRLDELLWMYEAEPAS, translated from the coding sequence ATGCGCCGAAGCATAAAGATGCTATTTGTCGGTTTTTTATTCGCCTTGGTCGGGGTAGCGAGCGCCCAGGAGCGCGAGATCGTCATCGCCCAGGGGATCGACATCCCCGGCTTCGACGTGCACGACCACAACACCACGGCGGTCGAGGCGGTGCACGTCAACCTGTTTGACTACCTGGTGATGCGTGACCGCGACGGGGAGCTGCAACCGGCCTTAGCGACCGCGTGGGAGCAAGACGGCGAGACCGCCTGGCGCTTTACCCTGCGCGAGGGGGTCTTGTGGCACGACGGCGAGACCTTCACCGCCGAGGACGTCAAGTTCACCTTGGAGCGCGTCGCCACCGACACCTCGTTGCAAGAGCACAACAACTACAACACCATCCGCGAGGTCGAGGTCGTAAGCGACTACGAGGTCGTCATCCACACCCACGAACCCGACCCCATCTTGCTCAACCGCCTAAGCCGCATCGGCTCGAGCATCCTGCCCAAGCACCACATCGAAGCGGTCGGCTGGGACGGCTTCGCAACTGATCCCATCGGCACCGGCCCGTTTCGCTTCGTGCAGTGGATCCGCGACGACCGCGTCATCCTAGAGGCGTTCGACGACCACTGGCGCGGCCGCCCCGTCTGGGACCGGCTCGTGCACCGCACCATCCCCGAGGACTCGACGCGGGTCGGCGAACTTCTCACGGGCGGCGTGCATATCGCGACCAACATCCCCGTACAGGACTCCGCACGGGTCGAAGCGAGCGGTCAGGCGACCTTGCTGCCGTGGCCGACCCCGCGCGTGATGATGTTTCTGGTCAACACCGAAGAGGGCCGCGCCACGAGCGACCCGCGCGTGCGCGAGGCCATCGACTACGCCATCAACGACCAACTCTTGGTCGACGCGGTCATGGGTGGCTTGGGCGCCCCCACGCTGAGCCGCGTCACGCCGGGTATCGACGCCGCCCCGATGGAGCTCTACGGCGCGTACAACTACGACCCCGAGCGCGCCGCCGCGCTCTTGGAGGAGGCGGGCTACGGCCCCGGGGAGCTCGAGATCACGCTGCAGGGCCCCTTGGGCCGCTACCCGCTCGACTCGGAGCTTTTGGAGATCACCGGCGCGCTGCTGCAAGAGGTCGGCATCAACGCCCGCGTCGAGGTGCTCGAGTGGAGCGCCTACCTAGAGCGGGTCTGGGACGCCGAGAACATCGAGAACCTGGGTTTTATCGGGCTGTCCAACTCGATGTTCGACGCCTCTTTGGCGCTCACGCCGATGCTCTGCGGCGGCACCTACTTCGGGCGCACGGGGTGGTGCAACGAGGACTTCGACGCGCTCGTCAACGAGGGCTTGGTCGAACTCGACCCCGAACGGCGCGCCGAACTCTTCGCCCAAGCCTTCGACATCCTGGTCGAAGAGCGCCCCATGATCACCCTCTTCCAGCTCGAAAACCAAGCG
- a CDS encoding carbohydrate ABC transporter permease, whose translation MAALTPAPRRTLAAREARLAYWMLAPTVLIVLAIVIFPVVMAFWLSVKPVTLGDLRAPTPAVNERLTLPEGPGEPFELTLIARNRSQTTPLEAVTVTRELPAGLELAAQAPCTFTGTLLRCELGRLERGERRDLELRFTAGPAFFEVPEPRGEGAEITAQAPNILFTPDFTLDNFRAILRSPEFWPVMRVTLSYTLFSAVFSILLGLFAAQLVDARFWGQGFIRGLFLFPYVAPVIAVAFVWAFFLDPSSGTANALGVHYGLLETPLNFLGSRSLEVSLLGARFTVPLALATVIAFSAWNYFPFAFLFILARFQAIPKDMYEAADVDGASPLQKFWFVTLPQLTGVLAVLFLLRFMFLINKFEDIFLLTGGAAGTKTLPIQIYDQAFGLANLGTGTAVAVILFGVLLLFMVIYFRVVPEEA comes from the coding sequence ATGGCGGCTCTTACCCCCGCCCCCCGCAGGACGCTGGCCGCGCGCGAGGCGCGCCTCGCCTACTGGATGCTCGCCCCGACGGTGCTCATCGTGCTGGCGATCGTTATCTTCCCCGTGGTGATGGCCTTCTGGCTGAGCGTGAAGCCCGTGACCCTGGGGGACCTGCGCGCGCCGACCCCGGCGGTCAACGAGCGCCTCACGCTCCCCGAGGGGCCGGGCGAACCCTTTGAACTCACCCTCATCGCCCGCAACCGCTCGCAGACGACGCCCCTCGAGGCGGTCACGGTGACCCGCGAGCTGCCCGCCGGTTTGGAGCTCGCGGCGCAAGCGCCCTGCACCTTTACCGGGACGCTCCTCCGCTGCGAGCTGGGCCGTTTGGAGAGGGGGGAGCGGCGCGACCTCGAGCTGCGTTTCACCGCCGGCCCCGCCTTTTTCGAGGTGCCCGAGCCGCGCGGCGAGGGCGCGGAGATCACCGCGCAAGCCCCCAACATCCTCTTTACCCCCGACTTCACTCTGGACAACTTCCGCGCCATCTTGCGCAGCCCCGAGTTCTGGCCCGTCATGCGCGTGACGCTCTCGTACACCCTCTTTAGCGCGGTCTTCTCGATCCTGCTGGGGCTCTTCGCCGCCCAACTGGTCGACGCCCGCTTCTGGGGGCAGGGCTTTATCCGTGGCCTCTTCCTCTTCCCCTACGTCGCACCGGTGATCGCTGTGGCCTTCGTCTGGGCGTTTTTTTTAGATCCCTCCTCGGGGACGGCGAACGCCCTCGGGGTGCACTATGGGCTCCTGGAGACGCCGCTCAACTTCCTGGGTAGCCGCAGCCTCGAGGTATCGCTCCTCGGCGCGCGCTTTACCGTGCCGCTGGCGCTCGCCACCGTCATCGCCTTTAGCGCCTGGAACTACTTCCCCTTTGCCTTCCTCTTTATCCTGGCGCGCTTTCAGGCGATCCCCAAAGACATGTACGAGGCCGCTGACGTCGACGGCGCGAGCCCGCTGCAGAAGTTTTGGTTCGTCACCCTGCCCCAGCTCACCGGCGTGCTGGCGGTGCTTTTCCTGCTGCGCTTCATGTTTTTGATCAACAAGTTCGAGGACATCTTTTTGCTGACCGGGGGCGCGGCCGGTACCAAAACGCTCCCCATCCAGATCTACGACCAAGCCTTTGGGCTCGCCAACTTGGGTACCGGCACCGCCGTCGCGGTGATTCTCTTCGGCGTCTTGCTGCTCTTTATGGTGATCTACTTTCGCGTCGTACCGGAGGAAGCGTGA